A stretch of Pirellulales bacterium DNA encodes these proteins:
- a CDS encoding sulfite exporter TauE/SafE family protein: MAVTVYVVIVVFFAMLVQSALGFGSGLVGLSLLVFRIPFEVAAPLIVLLSITVGSIIVMQDWYEVHLRSVSWLLVSSLFGMPLGLWLLVHSDPHLLKEALGLFLIGFSAYCLFVGSRLELKSDSSVWLCLCGFCAGVLGEAFGMSGPPLLIYGAMRRWSAQRFRATGQGFFLPSSAIILAGYWLTGLWVWTVTLYYLISLPAAIAALFLGRSVNRRLRGKAFHHYLYATIIGIGAVLLIQSLRR, translated from the coding sequence GTGGCGGTCACTGTCTATGTGGTTATCGTCGTGTTCTTCGCGATGCTGGTGCAATCGGCGCTCGGCTTCGGCTCGGGGCTCGTCGGCCTGTCGCTACTCGTGTTTCGGATTCCGTTCGAAGTGGCGGCGCCGCTGATCGTGCTGCTGTCGATTACCGTGGGGTCGATCATCGTGATGCAAGATTGGTACGAGGTGCACTTGCGCAGCGTGAGTTGGCTGTTGGTTTCGAGCCTGTTCGGAATGCCGCTTGGGCTGTGGCTGCTTGTACACAGCGATCCGCATCTGTTGAAGGAAGCGTTGGGGCTTTTTCTGATTGGCTTTTCGGCCTACTGCTTGTTTGTCGGCTCGCGGCTCGAGCTGAAAAGCGACAGTTCGGTGTGGCTTTGCCTTTGCGGATTTTGCGCCGGAGTGCTTGGAGAAGCGTTCGGCATGAGCGGGCCGCCACTGCTTATTTACGGCGCAATGCGGCGCTGGTCGGCGCAGCGGTTCCGCGCGACGGGCCAAGGATTTTTCTTGCCGTCGAGCGCGATCATCTTGGCCGGCTATTGGCTGACGGGGCTGTGGGTGTGGACCGTCACGTTGTATTACCTAATTTCCCTGCCCGCAGCGATCGCCGCGCTATTTTTGGGCCGCAGCGTGAACCGCCGGTTGCGCGGCAAAGCATTTCATCATTATTTGTACGCTACGATCATCGGGATCGGCGCGGTGTTATTGATTCAGTCGCTACGGCGATGA
- a CDS encoding PIG-L family deacetylase: protein MAEHEQLDVIAVGAHPDDVEIACGGTLARLVQQGYRVGIVDLTDGEPTPNSPGPEVRMEEARQAAEKLGVHKRIHLELPNRRLFDTFEARVALGKVFRRHRPRLVLGFGEKTPLASPDHYQAMQITDAGIFYSRLTKWDQHFENLLVHTVPAYLYYSLSFSGLTVPPGAGHLISDISDTLDTKLAAVRCYLTQFPPEKAYVLDRVRALALAQGAAAGFAAGELFASPRALGTKDLMGFLFAK from the coding sequence GTGGCTGAGCACGAACAGCTTGATGTGATCGCCGTCGGTGCGCATCCCGACGACGTGGAAATCGCTTGCGGCGGCACGCTGGCCCGGCTCGTGCAGCAGGGCTACCGGGTCGGAATCGTCGACCTCACCGATGGCGAACCGACGCCGAATTCGCCGGGCCCGGAAGTGCGGATGGAAGAGGCTCGACAAGCCGCCGAAAAGCTGGGCGTTCATAAGCGCATCCACTTGGAGCTACCGAATCGGCGACTCTTCGACACGTTCGAGGCCCGGGTCGCGCTGGGAAAGGTGTTTCGCCGCCATCGGCCGCGGCTGGTGCTGGGCTTCGGCGAAAAGACGCCGCTCGCTTCGCCGGATCATTATCAGGCTATGCAAATCACCGACGCGGGCATTTTCTATTCGCGGCTCACGAAGTGGGATCAACATTTCGAAAATTTGCTGGTCCACACGGTGCCGGCATATCTCTACTATTCGCTGAGCTTCAGCGGATTGACGGTGCCTCCCGGGGCCGGACATTTGATTTCCGATATCAGCGACACGTTGGACACGAAGCTTGCCGCCGTGCGCTGCTATTTGACGCAGTTCCCGCCCGAAAAAGCGTACGTGTTGGATCGTGTTCGGGCATTGGCGCTCGCTCAAGGCGCCGCCGCCGGTTTCGCGGCCGGCGAACTCTTTGCCAGCCCGCGGGCCCTCGGCACGAAAGATCTGATGGGGTTTCTCTTCGCCAAGTGA
- the cbiE gene encoding precorrin-6y C5,15-methyltransferase (decarboxylating) subunit CbiE — MNGSQSQLIHIIGIGDDGLDGLTANARRLIEEADLLLGDEPTLALVKKLGGKRAVIGNDLAAAVARITAAEGERLVVLASGDPLFYGMARYLCDKLGKDRFQVIPHVSSMQLAFARVKESWEEALLTNLANHDLESVLDKIRVADKVGLFTSESQPPEKIARSLLDYRIDYFTAYICENLGSPDERVTHGELSEIAKENFSPLNVMILVRKPDLPDRPSDAAGRRLFGNSDAAFLQSRPKHGLLTPAEVRGIALAQMDLGPTSIVWDIGAGSGSVSIEAAQIAAGGMVYAIEMDPEDHQLISANAARFGVKNLTPVLGRAPDAWQPLPDPDCVFVGGSGREISRLVELAYGRLRSGGRLVANVGSIENLSAVHETLRHYTDDVRIWMINVARGVEQLERVRFESLNPTFLLAVVKDGKARGTMG, encoded by the coding sequence ATGAACGGATCGCAATCGCAACTTATCCATATCATCGGCATCGGCGACGATGGGCTCGATGGCCTCACTGCCAACGCGCGCCGCTTGATCGAGGAAGCCGATTTGCTGCTCGGCGATGAGCCGACCCTCGCACTTGTGAAAAAACTGGGTGGCAAGCGGGCCGTGATCGGCAACGATCTTGCTGCCGCCGTGGCGCGAATCACCGCGGCCGAGGGAGAGCGGCTTGTGGTGCTCGCCTCGGGCGATCCGCTGTTCTACGGCATGGCGCGGTATCTTTGCGACAAGCTCGGCAAAGATCGCTTCCAGGTCATCCCGCATGTCAGCAGCATGCAGCTCGCATTTGCCCGGGTGAAGGAAAGTTGGGAAGAAGCACTGCTGACGAACCTTGCGAACCACGATTTGGAAAGCGTGCTCGATAAGATTCGCGTTGCCGATAAAGTAGGGCTTTTTACGAGCGAATCTCAGCCGCCCGAAAAGATCGCCCGATCGCTGTTGGATTATCGCATCGATTATTTCACGGCCTATATTTGCGAGAATTTGGGATCGCCCGACGAACGGGTAACGCACGGCGAGCTGTCGGAAATTGCGAAGGAAAATTTTTCGCCGCTGAATGTGATGATTCTGGTTCGCAAGCCCGATTTGCCCGACCGGCCGAGTGACGCAGCGGGCCGGCGGCTATTTGGTAATTCCGACGCGGCGTTTCTGCAATCCCGGCCGAAACACGGGCTGCTGACGCCCGCTGAGGTGCGGGGCATCGCGCTGGCCCAAATGGATCTCGGACCAACGAGCATCGTGTGGGATATCGGCGCCGGCAGCGGATCGGTTTCGATCGAGGCGGCGCAAATCGCGGCGGGTGGAATGGTCTACGCCATCGAAATGGACCCCGAAGATCATCAACTGATCTCCGCCAATGCAGCGCGGTTCGGAGTCAAGAATCTGACGCCCGTGCTTGGCCGAGCGCCCGACGCCTGGCAACCGCTGCCGGATCCCGATTGTGTGTTCGTCGGCGGCAGCGGCCGGGAAATCAGCCGATTGGTGGAGTTGGCCTATGGACGGCTGCGCTCGGGAGGCCGGCTCGTCGCGAATGTCGGCAGCATCGAAAATCTTTCGGCCGTGCATGAAACCCTGCGGCACTACACCGACGATGTGCGGATCTGGATGATCAACGTGGCCCGCGGCGTGGAACAACTCGAACGCGTGCGATTCGAATCGTTGAATCCAACATTTCTCTTGGCGGTGGTGAAGGACGGCAAGGCGCGAGGGACGATGGGCTAG